Proteins from one Chroococcidiopsis sp. CCMEE 29 genomic window:
- a CDS encoding restriction endonuclease subunit S, which produces MNNVLEQAYPSIRELPEEWTIKQFQELLIEPVRNGIYKKKEFHGRGQKIINMGELFDYNFISNQEMKRVELTQKELEKNLVKDGDLLFARRSLVLEGSGKCSIVVNPSEDTTFESSIIRARLNKDEAEPKFYYYLFHSPLGRALMASITTQTAVSGITGSNLVLLKVPHPPLISQRKITAILSAYDHLIENNTRRIKILEEMARSLYREWFVSFRFPGHKQVKMVDSELGLIPEEWEVKKVSEVANPCRGRSYRSIELVEEGGLPFLNLKCIERDGGFRHDGIKRYQGLSKETQTARAGDIIMAVTDMTQERRIVARAARVPKTGEDIFVFSMDLVKIVPKDVISND; this is translated from the coding sequence ATGAATAATGTCTTAGAGCAAGCCTACCCTTCCATACGTGAATTACCAGAGGAATGGACTATAAAGCAGTTTCAAGAACTACTTATTGAGCCTGTACGTAATGGAATCTACAAGAAAAAGGAATTCCACGGACGGGGGCAAAAAATTATTAATATGGGCGAATTATTTGACTATAACTTCATTTCTAATCAAGAAATGAAACGAGTTGAACTTACTCAAAAAGAACTTGAAAAAAATTTAGTAAAAGATGGAGACTTGCTGTTTGCTCGTCGTTCTCTTGTACTCGAAGGCTCTGGTAAGTGTTCAATCGTAGTTAATCCGTCTGAAGATACTACCTTCGAGTCATCAATTATTCGTGCAAGATTAAACAAGGATGAAGCAGAGCCTAAATTCTACTACTACCTGTTTCATTCGCCTTTAGGTCGTGCGTTGATGGCATCCATAACCACGCAAACTGCGGTGTCAGGAATTACTGGGAGTAACTTAGTGCTACTAAAAGTTCCTCATCCTCCTCTTATCAGCCAGCGCAAAATTACTGCTATTCTCTCAGCCTATGATCACCTAATCGAAAACAATACGCGGCGAATCAAGATTCTGGAAGAGATGGCGCGATCGCTCTACCGCGAGTGGTTCGTCAGCTTCCGCTTCCCTGGTCACAAACAGGTGAAAATGGTTGATTCAGAATTGGGACTGATTCCAGAGGAGTGGGAGGTCAAGAAGGTGTCTGAAGTTGCCAATCCTTGCAGGGGAAGATCGTACAGAAGTATAGAACTTGTCGAAGAGGGGGGACTACCTTTTCTCAATCTTAAGTGCATTGAACGTGACGGCGGATTCAGGCATGACGGTATCAAAAGGTATCAAGGATTATCTAAGGAAACCCAGACAGCTAGAGCAGGTGACATCATTATGGCTGTCACAGACATGACGCAGGAAAGAAGAATAGTTGCAAGGGCAGCGCGTGTTCCTAAAACTGGCGAGGATATTTTTGTGTTTTCTATGGATCTGGTGAAGATCGTACCCAAAGATGTCATTTCCAATGATTAA
- a CDS encoding HepT-like ribonuclease domain-containing protein, with product MSKIDNLSRLLHMRDAAIEAINFAFGRRRDELNTNRMLTLALVKDIEIVGEAASRISAEYRAKYPQLSWTQIIGIRNRLTHAYFEVNLDIVWQVVTNDLPTLVIELEQIISLEA from the coding sequence ATGTCCAAAATTGACAACCTTAGCCGATTACTTCATATGCGGGATGCTGCAATAGAGGCGATTAATTTTGCATTTGGGCGAAGAAGAGATGAGTTAAATACTAACAGAATGCTGACTTTGGCTCTAGTCAAAGACATAGAGATTGTCGGAGAAGCGGCTAGTAGAATTTCGGCTGAATATAGAGCGAAATATCCACAACTTTCTTGGACACAAATCATTGGAATACGGAATCGTTTAACCCATGCCTACTTTGAAGTTAATTTAGATATTGTTTGGCAGGTAGTGACAAACGATTTACCTACTTTGGTTATAGAACTAGAACAAATCATTTCTCTGGAGGCTTAA
- a CDS encoding nucleotidyltransferase family protein, producing the protein MDAYKKSEQEPTHTLPIDISKDKIAEFCQRHHIRKLSLFGSVLRNDFRPDSDVDVLVEFEPGKTPGFAIIKMQQELSEMLNGKEVDLRTPQELSRYFRDRVMAEAVVQYVQN; encoded by the coding sequence ATGGATGCATATAAAAAATCAGAACAGGAACCTACACATACCCTACCTATTGATATTTCAAAAGATAAAATTGCTGAATTTTGCCAGCGACATCATATTCGTAAGTTATCGCTCTTTGGCTCAGTTTTGCGGAATGATTTTAGACCAGATAGTGATGTAGATGTTTTAGTAGAGTTTGAGCCAGGAAAAACACCAGGGTTTGCAATCATTAAAATGCAACAAGAGCTTTCAGAAATGTTGAATGGTAAGGAAGTAGATTTACGCACTCCTCAAGAATTAAGCCGTTATTTCCGTGATCGCGTCATGGCAGAGGCTGTTGTACAGTATGTCCAAAATTGA
- a CDS encoding class I SAM-dependent DNA methyltransferase, with protein sequence MPANYTDVEKRLWEAADQLRANSKLKSSEYSVPVLGLIFLRYADQKFTQAERELAASQESSRRRRTTSKLDYQARGIMYLPEAARFSNLLNLPEGADIGGAINDAMRAIEGENEELKAGNVLPKNYKSLGDEILLELLRTLNSIPMDIEGDAFGKIYEYFLGKFAMSEGQKGGEFFTPTALVKLIVEVIEPFHGRIFDPACGSGGMFVQSAALVEKRKHTNPNNEISIYGQEKTGETVRLCRMNLAVHGLSGDIREGNTYYEDIHQSVNKFDFVMANPPFNVDKVDKEKIKDDPRFKPLGVPKADNANYLWIGLFYSALNEVGRSGFVMANSASDARGSELEIRRQLIQTGAVDVMIAVGSNFFYTVTLPCTLWFLDRGKVRTPRKEKVLFIDARHIYRQIDRAHREFTDEQIEFLANIVRLYRGEALVAMNGSQKMLDEKFPEGAYQDVPGLCRVATLAEIEVQGWSLHPGRYVGVAERAVEDFVFAERLEELNEELEVLNVEARELEERIAENVMLLLEGTAQ encoded by the coding sequence ATGCCAGCTAATTACACTGATGTTGAAAAGCGCCTTTGGGAAGCTGCGGATCAGCTACGGGCTAACTCTAAGCTGAAATCGTCAGAATATTCGGTTCCTGTTTTGGGGTTAATTTTTCTGCGCTATGCAGACCAAAAGTTTACTCAAGCGGAGCGAGAATTGGCAGCGTCACAAGAATCATCGCGGCGACGGCGTACTACTAGCAAACTTGACTATCAGGCGCGAGGCATAATGTATCTCCCAGAAGCCGCCCGATTCTCCAATCTGCTGAATTTACCGGAAGGAGCAGACATTGGCGGAGCAATAAATGATGCTATGAGAGCCATTGAAGGAGAGAACGAGGAACTCAAAGCAGGTAATGTTCTCCCCAAAAACTACAAAAGTCTGGGCGATGAAATCTTGTTGGAGTTATTGAGAACCTTAAACTCTATTCCGATGGACATCGAAGGCGATGCCTTCGGCAAGATTTACGAGTACTTCCTAGGCAAGTTTGCCATGAGTGAAGGGCAGAAAGGAGGAGAGTTTTTCACCCCAACTGCTTTAGTTAAACTGATTGTTGAAGTAATCGAGCCATTTCACGGCCGCATTTTCGATCCGGCTTGTGGTTCAGGCGGTATGTTTGTGCAAAGTGCAGCCTTGGTAGAAAAGCGTAAACATACGAACCCTAATAATGAAATTAGCATTTATGGTCAGGAGAAGACTGGAGAAACTGTACGCCTCTGCCGGATGAACTTGGCAGTTCATGGTTTATCTGGAGACATCCGTGAGGGCAATACTTATTACGAAGATATCCATCAAAGCGTTAACAAGTTCGACTTCGTAATGGCAAATCCGCCGTTCAATGTAGACAAGGTGGACAAAGAGAAGATCAAGGACGATCCGCGCTTCAAACCTTTGGGTGTCCCCAAGGCGGATAATGCAAACTATTTATGGATTGGACTATTTTACAGTGCTTTGAATGAGGTGGGGCGATCTGGCTTTGTCATGGCGAATTCTGCCAGCGATGCGCGGGGTTCAGAACTGGAGATTCGCCGCCAGTTAATTCAGACTGGGGCAGTGGACGTGATGATTGCCGTCGGCTCCAACTTCTTCTACACGGTGACGCTGCCCTGTACGCTGTGGTTTTTGGACAGGGGCAAGGTGAGGACACCGCGCAAGGAGAAAGTGTTATTTATTGACGCGCGACACATTTACCGCCAAATCGACCGCGCCCATCGAGAGTTTACAGACGAGCAGATTGAGTTTTTAGCTAATATCGTCCGGTTGTACCGAGGCGAGGCTTTGGTAGCAATGAACGGCAGCCAGAAAATGCTGGACGAGAAATTCCCAGAGGGCGCTTATCAGGATGTACCCGGACTTTGCCGAGTAGCGACGCTGGCTGAAATTGAAGTGCAGGGTTGGAGCCTGCATCCTGGACGTTATGTTGGTGTAGCGGAACGGGCGGTAGAAGATTTTGTTTTTGCTGAACGGTTGGAAGAGTTGAACGAAGAATTGGAAGTTCTCAACGTTGAAGCGCGGGAATTGGAGGAGCGCATTGCGGAAAATGTGATGCTGTTGTTGGAGGGTACAGCCCAATGA
- a CDS encoding helix-turn-helix transcriptional regulator, with product MPERSQVEIADLVRETRQRLGLTQTQLAQELGVSYQSVNRWENGRNMPLPIVLKLLEGMLRSMGDRGKDLLDKYFPSDLKDAS from the coding sequence ATGCCAGAAAGGTCGCAAGTAGAAATTGCTGACTTAGTGCGTGAAACTCGGCAGCGCCTGGGTTTAACACAAACGCAGTTGGCGCAAGAGTTAGGGGTCTCGTATCAAAGCGTGAATCGCTGGGAAAATGGGCGGAATATGCCTTTACCAATCGTGTTGAAGTTGCTTGAGGGGATGCTGCGCTCTATGGGCGATCGCGGCAAGGATTTACTAGACAAATATTTTCCAAGTGATTTGAAAGATGCCAGCTAA
- a CDS encoding helix-turn-helix domain-containing protein, protein MELRVATSVPQRTRDRAQMLRLNAQGWNSPAIAKIFECHEHTVRATIRRWQSDELGGLWEASGRGAKRKWQETDLQYLEQCLEKEGRTYNSLQLAQKLSQSRQVKLSPERWRHVLQKRALGGNARGTAIEPNKLLSTNNSNKSS, encoded by the coding sequence TTGGAATTGCGGGTAGCCACAAGCGTACCACAGCGGACACGAGATCGCGCCCAGATGTTGCGTCTGAACGCCCAAGGGTGGAATTCTCCCGCAATTGCGAAAATTTTTGAGTGTCATGAGCATACAGTCAGAGCCACAATTCGACGCTGGCAATCAGATGAATTAGGCGGCTTGTGGGAAGCATCAGGGCGAGGAGCAAAGCGTAAATGGCAAGAAACAGACTTGCAATACCTAGAGCAGTGTCTGGAGAAAGAAGGGCGCACATACAACAGTCTGCAACTAGCCCAGAAGTTATCGCAGTCGCGACAGGTAAAATTAAGTCCTGAGCGCTGGCGACATGTGTTGCAAAAAAGGGCTTTAGGTGGAAACGCACGCGGCACAGCCATCGAGCCAAACAAGCTCCTCAGTACAAACAACTCAAACAAGTCGAGTTAG
- a CDS encoding ABC transporter ATP-binding protein: MAKFRDILTYYRPYQTIALVSIAAACFFEIIDLVVPYAIGQILNVLSGQALDKPIQNAIATVSELTNSPPNQLLSLAVLMGLIFLVTVGKGPTQTWLSSWFHWDIALRSRHYHTQKALEKILTLPLDFYDENNPGRIAGRVARGLSNHTWTYPEIAAQLIPKLFRVLGIFVIIWFIEWRIAILFLISFVLILSFSIKDLKQLMQQEQQLDRYMEDTESRTSEIITNIKTVKAFATEGLELKRQRQRLDRELKVVLYRIHLGYVKLATWQRTIIQLCVFVVLGLTLRATLQGQISLGHFVTTLTVSSMAYSELEPISNLAEIFARRYASMMGLHEFMQQPVGRDAGSLAMASSAPTQYRFTGKLEFSHVTFGYDPNRPVLQNINLLIEPYQTVALVGRSGSGKSTLVKLLFRYFEPNQGRILIDGQDLRMLDIAAYRRRLAIVHQEVDVFNGTLLDNLTYGNRQASFDQVEEACRIARLDEVLQQLPEGYYTVVGERGVRLSGGQRQRLGIARSLLVDPDVLIFDEATSSLDYESERSIQRAMRSILGTRTTIIIAHRLSTVREADKIVVLDQGRIVEVGSHAELLRREGIYRRLHSLQETGELLS; this comes from the coding sequence ATGGCGAAATTTCGAGATATCCTTACATACTATCGACCCTATCAGACGATCGCGCTGGTCAGTATTGCCGCAGCCTGCTTCTTTGAAATCATCGATTTGGTGGTTCCCTATGCGATCGGGCAGATTTTAAATGTGCTGTCCGGTCAAGCATTAGATAAGCCGATCCAAAATGCGATCGCCACTGTCTCTGAACTTACCAATTCACCACCGAATCAACTGCTGTCCCTAGCTGTGTTGATGGGATTAATTTTCTTAGTCACCGTAGGCAAAGGACCGACCCAAACCTGGTTAAGCAGCTGGTTTCATTGGGATATTGCTTTGAGGTCGCGTCACTATCACACTCAAAAAGCTCTAGAAAAAATCCTCACCCTACCGCTGGACTTCTACGACGAAAACAACCCTGGACGGATTGCCGGAAGAGTTGCTAGAGGCTTAAGCAATCATACCTGGACTTATCCAGAAATTGCTGCACAGCTGATTCCGAAGCTGTTCCGGGTGCTGGGCATCTTTGTGATTATCTGGTTTATTGAGTGGCGAATCGCCATCCTATTTCTAATTTCGTTCGTGTTGATCCTCAGCTTTAGCATCAAAGATCTAAAGCAGTTGATGCAACAAGAACAGCAGCTAGATCGATACATGGAAGATACCGAAAGTCGTACTTCGGAAATCATTACTAACATCAAAACGGTTAAAGCGTTTGCTACAGAAGGTCTAGAACTAAAACGACAGCGGCAGCGACTCGACCGGGAGTTGAAAGTAGTTTTGTATCGCATCCACCTGGGTTACGTTAAGCTAGCTACTTGGCAAAGAACTATCATTCAGTTGTGTGTGTTTGTGGTTCTAGGGTTAACTCTCAGAGCCACGCTACAGGGTCAAATTTCACTGGGACACTTTGTTACTACTTTGACTGTCTCCAGCATGGCTTATTCGGAGTTAGAACCGATTAGTAATCTGGCTGAGATTTTTGCCCGTCGCTATGCTTCGATGATGGGGTTGCATGAATTTATGCAGCAACCAGTTGGGAGAGATGCTGGCAGTCTGGCTATGGCTTCATCCGCCCCTACACAGTATCGCTTTACAGGGAAATTAGAGTTTTCCCACGTCACTTTTGGTTATGACCCTAATCGCCCAGTTTTACAGAACATCAATTTATTGATTGAACCGTATCAAACAGTGGCGTTGGTCGGTCGATCGGGTTCGGGAAAGTCTACTTTGGTGAAGCTATTGTTTCGGTATTTTGAACCGAATCAAGGTCGGATACTGATTGATGGTCAAGACCTTCGGATGCTGGATATTGCGGCTTACCGGAGGCGATTGGCGATCGTGCATCAGGAGGTGGACGTTTTCAATGGCACTTTGTTAGATAACCTCACCTATGGCAATCGGCAAGCTAGCTTTGATCAAGTTGAGGAAGCCTGTAGAATTGCCAGACTGGATGAAGTGCTTCAGCAGTTGCCTGAAGGTTATTACACTGTCGTGGGTGAGCGAGGTGTAAGGTTATCTGGTGGACAGCGGCAGCGATTGGGAATTGCGCGATCGCTCCTTGTCGATCCAGATGTTCTGATCTTCGACGAAGCGACTTCCAGCTTAGATTACGAGTCTGAGCGTTCAATTCAGCGGGCAATGCGATCCATTCTTGGGACTCGCACCACAATTATCATTGCTCACCGACTGAGTACAGTTCGAGAAGCTGATAAAATTGTCGTTCTCGATCAGGGCAGGATTGTAGAAGTTGGTAGCCATGCTGAACTCTTGCGCCGCGAAGGAATTTACCGCCGTTTGCACTCGCTACAGGAAACAGGTGAGCTGCTCAGTTAG
- a CDS encoding ChuX/HutX family heme-like substrate-binding protein — MTATLKEFLEACETLSTLRLIVTSSAAVLEARGKIHKLFYAELPKGKYANMHTEGFEFHLNMDEIKQVKFETGESKRGNFTTYAIRFLDRGEKPALSLFLQWGKPGEYEPGQVEAWQALKEQYGEVWEPAPVESL, encoded by the coding sequence ATGACTGCAACACTGAAAGAATTTTTAGAAGCTTGTGAGACACTCTCTACACTGCGTCTGATTGTTACCAGCAGTGCAGCTGTATTGGAAGCACGCGGCAAGATCCACAAGCTGTTTTACGCAGAATTACCAAAAGGTAAGTACGCGAATATGCACACCGAAGGTTTTGAATTTCACTTGAATATGGACGAAATTAAGCAGGTGAAGTTCGAGACGGGTGAATCGAAGCGGGGCAACTTTACCACTTACGCGATTCGCTTTTTGGATCGGGGGGAAAAGCCAGCTCTCAGCCTGTTTTTACAATGGGGTAAGCCGGGGGAATATGAGCCTGGTCAGGTAGAAGCTTGGCAGGCGTTAAAAGAGCAGTATGGGGAAGTGTGGGAACCTGCACCTGTTGAGAGTTTGTAG